The nucleotide sequence CTTTTCCTTTTACGAGCGCAACTTCTACAGATAAATCAAGGTCCTTCAGCTGCATTTTGCAGCATTCACTGACACGTATTCCAGTTCCGTAAAGTAGTTCGAGTATCGCCTGGTTTCTTTGTCCCATTGGTGTTGTAACATCGGACACATTGAAAAGCCTCTCCAACTCTTTTTCATAAAGAAATTGAGGAAGCATTTTTGCTTTTTTAGGCAATGATGCCATAGCGAAAGGATTATGTTCTTCAACGATTTTTTCACGATTTAAAAAACGATAGAGACTTCGCATCGCTGAGATCTTCCTAGCTACTGTGCTTCTTGCGTATTTCTTTTCATGAAGAGTTACTAAATATTGCCTCACTAAAACATAAGAAACAGCAGCGAATCCTTCGATTGCTTGCTGTTTCAAAAAAGAAGTAAAATCATTAATATCTTTTTCATAGTGTTCAATCGTATAAGGTGAACAGTTCTTCTCGATCATTAAATAATTCAGAAAATCTGCCACATGCTGGCGTTCTGACCTCATTTCACACACCTCACAAAGCCCCTAAATCGTAACACAATTTAGGGGCTAAATCAATACATGTTCACAAATTTGTTATAAAATTCTGAATTGTTTCCAACGCTCTATCAGCTAAAGCTGTGTTTCGTTCTTGCTTGTTTTTAATTCTTCTTTCAAGCGGAGGCAAGAGCCCAAAGTTAGCATTCATAGGTTGGAAGTTATCTGGATTAGCAGTCGTAATATAGTAAGCCATACTTCCGATTGCTGTTTCTTTTGGGAAGACTGCTAACTCTTCGCCTTTTACTAGTTTCGCAGCATTAATACCTGCAATTAATCCAGATGCCGCACTTTCAACGTATCCTTCAACACCTGTCATCTGACCGGCAAAGAACAGATCTTTTCTTGATTTTAATTGGTACGTCTCATCTAACAGTCTAGGTGAATTCAGGAACGTATTTCGATGCATAACGCCATATCTTACAACCTCTGCATTTTCTAGCCCTGGAATAAGTCTTAACAGCTCTTTTTGGGGTCCCCATTTTAAATGTGTTTGAAATCCTACAATATTATATAGAGTACCCGCGCTGTTATCTTGTCGTAATTGAACAACCGCGTAAGGAATTTTACCTGTTTTCGGATCTTCAAGGCCTACTGGCTTCATGGGACCGAATAATAAAGTTTTCTTTCCGCGCTTCGCCATTACTTCAACCGGCATGCATCCTTCAAAAAAGATTTCTTTTTCAAATTCTTTTAGAGGAACGGTCTCAGCAGAGATTAATGCTTCATAAAAACGATCAAACTCTTCTTCTGTCATCGGG is from Fictibacillus sp. b24 and encodes:
- the trmFO gene encoding FADH(2)-oxidizing methylenetetrahydrofolate--tRNA-(uracil(54)-C(5))-methyltransferase TrmFO, producing MKHQHVNVIGAGLAGSEAAWQIASRGIKVKLYEMRPVRQTPAHHTEKFAELVCSNSLRANTLTNAVGVLKEEMRKLNSVIISSADDCAVPAGGALAVDRHEFAGLVTERVKNHPNVEVITEEVTEIPEGPTIIATGPLTSDNLSKALNSLTGEEYLYFYDAAAPIIEVDSINMDKVYLKSRYDKGEAAYLNCPMTEEEFDRFYEALISAETVPLKEFEKEIFFEGCMPVEVMAKRGKKTLLFGPMKPVGLEDPKTGKIPYAVVQLRQDNSAGTLYNIVGFQTHLKWGPQKELLRLIPGLENAEVVRYGVMHRNTFLNSPRLLDETYQLKSRKDLFFAGQMTGVEGYVESAASGLIAGINAAKLVKGEELAVFPKETAIGSMAYYITTANPDNFQPMNANFGLLPPLERRIKNKQERNTALADRALETIQNFITNL
- the xerC gene encoding tyrosine recombinase XerC, which produces MRSERQHVADFLNYLMIEKNCSPYTIEHYEKDINDFTSFLKQQAIEGFAAVSYVLVRQYLVTLHEKKYARSTVARKISAMRSLYRFLNREKIVEEHNPFAMASLPKKAKMLPQFLYEKELERLFNVSDVTTPMGQRNQAILELLYGTGIRVSECCKMQLKDLDLSVEVALVKGKGKKERYVPIGSFARGALERYINDGRKQLLEKTENKSNSLFLNYKGEPLSTRSVRNILNKLIEESSLTIHISPHVLRHTFATHMLNEGADLRAVQELLGHSNLSSTQVYTHVSKSHLKKIYNNAHPRA